In the Longimicrobium terrae genome, one interval contains:
- a CDS encoding OsmC family protein has product MAVEMTGRYTGNLGVQLQHGPSGAEIRTAAPVDNAGDGSSFSPTDLLAASLGACMLTVMAIYAERNGMSMEGSRFSLEKHMRADPRRVDSIPVTLHLPAALTDEQRERLERVALTCPVHRSLLPEISKDVTFVYE; this is encoded by the coding sequence ATGGCGGTGGAAATGACGGGCCGGTACACCGGCAATCTTGGCGTGCAGCTGCAGCACGGCCCCTCCGGCGCGGAAATCCGCACCGCCGCGCCGGTGGACAACGCCGGCGACGGAAGTTCGTTCTCGCCCACGGACCTGCTGGCCGCCTCGCTGGGCGCCTGCATGCTCACCGTGATGGCGATCTACGCCGAGCGGAACGGGATGTCGATGGAGGGATCGCGCTTCTCGCTGGAGAAGCACATGCGCGCCGATCCGCGCCGCGTGGATTCCATCCCCGTCACCCTGCACCTTCCCGCCGCGCTGACGGATGAACAGCGCGAGCGGCTGGAGCGGGTGGCGCTCACCTGTCCCGTGCACCGCAGCCTGCTTCCGGAAATCAGCAAGGACGTCACGTTCGTCTACGAGTAA